atttagtttcctttaagtcatcttaattcaatttatgtcttatgacacactatctatatggcttttaattttttgcggctccagacagatttgtttttgtatttttggtccaatatggctctttcaacattttgggttgccgacccctgtcataTAAGGTCATACGTCTATGTTGCTGCAGGAAAGGGACGTTGTTGACTAACAACATTCTGGCAATAACTGCTGCACTGATGATGGGTCTGAGCTATGGAACAGGATCGTTTGAACTCATCATCATCGGCCGTCTTATCATTGGAGTAAATGCAGGTGACACATAATGAAATATGCTTAGAATGTTCAACAAATATTTGCTAACCATATGTGACCATGTGTTTCTTACATATACGTAGGCATTGGCCTTATTGTTCAACCTTTGTACTTGACTGAAATCGCTCCGACTGCCATCCGTGGCCTCCTGGGAATGGGGACCTATGTTTTTCTCACTGGGGGGATCCTGACTGGACAAGTGATGGGGCTCAAGTAAACATATTTTGTTGTTATGACTGTCATAACATGTCAATATTTGGAAGTGTGTGTATAGTACGAGACAAGCTGTGTGGTTCAACAGAGAGCTGCTGGGTAGAGAAGAGTATTGGCCCATTCTGCTGTCCACCACGGCTATCCCAGCGATCATGCAGCTCCTGACCCTCCCCTGGTTCCCGGAGAGTCCTTGCTTTCTCCTCATTGACAGAGGAGATGATGAGGGATGCAAAAAAGGTAAAAGGACTGTCTGATTCTGTTCAGTGAACATGATTTTATCATAAATCGTCACAGGCAGAAACATATGCTTTCATCACCAGAAGATCAAGCATGTGATCATATTTGATGCAGTCaacctttttgttttttcacaaaaaaaagaccTCGTGCCTTTCCGGATATGTGAGGACATCAGTCAACACATTGTTGTCTCTTCTCCCACGCAGCCGTAAAGCAACTCCACGGTGCTGCAAATTGTGAAAAAGAAATGGAGGAAATTGAGAACGAGAGAAACAACCTGGTTGAAATCACGGCCAAAAAGCCGTGGGAACTGTTTGCGGACCGCGACATGCGCTGGCAGCTTATCACCGTCATGCTTCTCAATGCAGCTGAGCAGCTCAATGGAATCAACGCCGTATGTGACCACTGTAAACTCATTGGCAGACCTTGGTAGCAAAcacagaacactggggtccaaacttgtattTTACATAACCAAGGCACCTCTCTAAGTACTTTCCTTTTTGGTAATtacaatgtgatttatgtaactaaggtgttgctgtatctTCTTTACTTCAGATGCGGTCAGCAGTTATTTGTTCAACGTCTTTAGTTATacgagtggtgttcctcaaggttccattttagatcCTCTGTTTTTcaccatttgggctattcaactggtggcccgcaagttcagttcaaaaaaacttgtgagacactcatatttttgcagcagattattaaaaacacttgagtgctgtcatagagatgatctttgactatcaaTTTTACAGAAAtatctcctgtaactctgacagtaGATATTTTGCCTACTGGATAaaatggcccccaaaacaatttagttgaatacccCTGCTATAAATGTCTTCTTCGTACTGCAAATCGTTCAATTAATGAACAATTAATTTTAAATCTATTCTCTTCTATTTTTTCCGCAGATCTATTTTTTCGCAGATTATGTGTTCAGACAAGCAGGAATTCCTAATGACAAAATACCGTATGCCACCGTGGGCACTGGTGCCTGTGAATGCCTCACTGTTTTGACACGTGTGAGTATTTTACATTTCATTTGCTGCAAAGACTATTGGGCATGTGATGTTTTATACTGTAGTAGTGCAGAAAAGGGCTAAAGCAACAAAGTAGTACGTTTACCATAAAATAGAAATAATTTTTGAAGGTACACTCGCTTGTCGTCATTGCCAGACCTCAGATTACTTTCTTTAGcgacccttttttatttatttttaaaaaaatctaaggcTGGCTTAATTGTTTATTTTAGACAAAACATATTAACTTGAAAATATTTGAAACCATGACATTTGAACTCAATACACAGAAAATAATGCAAATTGGAGTATAAAGTATAAAAAATTAGCTAACTATTCCTAAAAGCAAACATCAGAACTATAAAGTCAGTCTTTAattcaggggtgcccacacttttcactttacacttttcaattgaccaagtcgagaggatttacctcattcatatatataatttatatttatttatttatgaaaaagacgtttttgttaacaagttaaaggggtttaatgatactacaagcatgtttaacacatatagattcctttctttcagaaTATTAATATAAATTAAATTATAAATGAATACATCTTTATTAGAAAGTGAGGAAAATAGATTACAAATTAAAGAATTTATTTCAGATTTGATTAAAAATAACCAGGATTCTGTCTCTGACATCTCCACAATATGGGAAGCACTTAAGTGTTGTGTAAGAGAAGAACTTAGGATTGCAAGCtttaagaataaaaaaacaacgtgctgaagaaaatgaattattgaaTGGAATCAAACAATTGCAGGACACATTGTCCAAACAGTATAATCAGGAACATGGATCAAACTTTGCAAACAAAGAATggaatatgataatataataaagcAGAAGGTTGAATATAACATTTATAGGGCAAAATAAAAGTTTCATGAATACGGCGGCGAGCAGGCTGGAAAGCTGCTTGCAATAAGGTTAAAGAAGCAGATGACTAGAAatcatatatctaatattaaactTTCAGATGGTAGTATTTCTGTTGATCCCAAGCAAATCAATGAAACGTTTAGAACATTTTATACAAATCTATATAAGTCTGAGAAAGATTGTAGCATAGAAGCTATGCAGTCATACATAAACGCAATACAACTGCCATCCTTATCAGAGCATGACAAAAAATCACTGGAGGAACCTATACAATTAATGGAAATTCAAAAAGCTATAAattcatttgcaaaaaataaatctcCTGGCCCTGATGGCTACAATACAGAATTGTATCAATTATTCAGTGAAGATGTGTCTCCTCTATTATTGCAAATGTACAAATCTTCATTTAATAAACAATTGTTTTCTCCAACCTTCAATTTTTCTCATTTCTCATTGATATATAAAAAGGATAAAGACCCATTGATTTGCAGTAATTATCGGCCTTTATCCCTAGCCAATATGGACAATAAAATCTTGGCAAAAATCTTAGCCACACGATTATCAAATGTAATAAGAAAATTAATTCATACTGACCAAACTGGCTTCATGGTAGGTCGACAATCTTTAGACAATACAAGGAAATTGTTTAATGTTATTTACTATTTTAGAAGTCTCCCTTATCCCACAGCAGTATGTACTGTTAAtgcggagaaggcattcgatcgcaTGAACTGGTCATTTATGTTTTGCACATTACGTAAATTTGGGTTTGGAGATAATTTTATACAATGGATCAAGATGGCAGGGTGGTTCATATTCATTTTTACCGCAAACTTATTCCCACTCGCTTCCTGCTCTGCCAGATGAAACGGGGTTCAAAACCTGATCCGGATTGACGTAATTATCTTTAGATGTGGGAATTTTTGGACACTTCACGATTCAATTCCAAATTTTAGGGTGACTGCTCGATTCAGAGTCGATTTTTGATTCAACATGACTCccgtaatatatacagtacaggccaaaagtttggacacaccttctcattcaatgtgttttctttattttcatgactatttacattgtagattgtcactgaaggcatcaaaactatgaatgaacacatgtggagttatgtacttaacaaaaaaaggtgaaataactgaaaacgtgttttatattctagtttcttcaaaatagccaccctttgctctgattattgttttgcacactcttggcattctctcggtgagcttcaagaaggttttcacttcacagatgtcatagtgttgatgccttcagtgacaatctacaatgtaaatagttatgaaaataaagaaaatgcattgaaatgagaaagtgtgtccaaacttttggcctgtactgtatatttgctTGTACATAAATTAtagtaaaaccttttcaaaacaggttataggttacaaaagctaccgtatttttcggactataagtcgcagtttttttcatagtttggccgggggtgcgacttatactcaggagcaacttatgtgtgaaattattaacacattaccgtaaaatatcaaataatattatttagctcattcacgtaagagactagacatataagatttcatgggatttagcgattaggagtgacagattgtttggtaaacgtatagcatgttctatatgttatagttatttgaatgactcttaccataatatgttacgttaacataccaggcacgttctcagtcggTTATtattgcgtcatataacgtacacttattcagcctgttgttcactattctttatttattttaaattgcctttcaaatgtctattcttggtgttgggttttatcaaataaatttcccccaaaaatgcgacttatactccagtgcgacttatatatgtttttttcccttctttattttgcattttcggccggtgcaacttatactccggagcgacttatactccgaaaaatacggtactctgtgctgctgacttatACGCACAGCGTATAGAGCAACCAAaactccaacccaatcccagcTTACTTACAGTTGAATAgaaatttacaaagcaattgagaagaaATGCACTAAGTAATACTATAAAAAAGGAAAACCCAATATGTGTAAAGGCAACAGTataaattataattaataatatcaaTAGCAGTTGTTCAAtgtttttcattcaaaaattgattctcaaaaaaaaaaatacgtttaagTATTGAAAAAAGAATTTTTTGTATCACCCGTACTAGTGATCTTTATCAATGTATGTttgaatgataaataaatgataaatgggttgtacttgtatagcgcttttctaccttcaaggtactcaaagcgctttgacactacttccacattcacccattcacacacacattcacacactgatggagggagctgccatgcaaggcgctaaccagcacccatcaggagcaagggtgaagtgtcttgctcaggacacaacggacatgacgaggttggtactaggtggggattgaaccagggaccctcgggttgcgcacggccactctcccactgcgccatgccgtccctgaAATGATGTTACATTTGTTACTGTTTTACCCCCCAAATACCGTAATATTCAGCATTTTTTTCCCACTATAAAAAAGGCAAACCAAAAATGTATAAAGGCAACAGCATAAAGtacaataataatatcaatagcaGTTGTTCAATATTTTTAAttcaaaaattgatttaaaaaaaaaatgtttttaaaataattgaaaaattaTTAATCCATCAAGAATCGGGATAAATAAAAATCGTGATCTGGATGTACATCATTTTTTTTGTAGGACCCGTACTCGTAATTTATCAATGTATGTTTGaatgatgtaaaaaaataaaataattattgataAATATTTTTCCCActaatttgttttagtacaaaagatACATCAAATTTGATTCAAGTTAGATTAAAGGATAAGAATCATTTCACATTACTATAAAAGTGTGCGAAAAAATGTTTAATAGTTCATATAAAATTCTGCTTATGGGCCTTGCTGTAGAGTCATGTTATTTTCATTAACTTTGGTCAAATTCCTAATTATGTTAGGCTCCAGGTCACCCGTCAGCCTTGTGAAGACAAGCAGTATAAAACAAATGGATGAATGGGTGTTTAAGAACAGAGTTTGTACTGTAAATGCATTATCTTATCTGTAAAAAACATAAATACTTTGAGTCTGAAACacataaaaaaatgtcaatagtATGTGAAATAGCTGGGCTCATATGCTCTTTGTAAGATGTTTTCTGAAAATAATGCACATTACTGCCGTGCAGTGTGATGGAACAAATGGGCACAAGTAGCATGAAAGGTCAGCACCAGATGGAGAGGAAGTGCTTTCATGCAATGTTTTCAGACTTGCCATGTGCTGCATGTCTCGCAGGGTTTGCTCATTGAGAGGCTGGGAAGGAAGGTGCTGATTATTGGGGGATACACGCTGATGA
The Nerophis lumbriciformis linkage group LG12, RoL_Nlum_v2.1, whole genome shotgun sequence DNA segment above includes these coding regions:
- the LOC133623277 gene encoding solute carrier family 2, facilitated glucose transporter member 11-like, which produces MPKDNRDNYEHTPLLIKQPEETRRGIKFPNKSLLLATFAACIGGSFQYGYNVSIINAPTKHVQEFINQTWTVRYQTGIAEDALTFLWSIIVSIFTLGGLVGVTVGGTLSIKLGRKGTLLTNNILAITAALMMGLSYGTGSFELIIIGRLIIGVNAGIGLIVQPLYLTEIAPTAIRGLLGMGTYVFLTGGILTGQVMGLKELLGREEYWPILLSTTAIPAIMQLLTLPWFPESPCFLLIDRGDDEGCKKAVKQLHGAANCEKEMEEIENERNNLVEITAKKPWELFADRDMRWQLITVMLLNAAEQLNGINAIYFFADYVFRQAGIPNDKIPYATVGTGACECLTVLTRGLLIERLGRKVLIIGGYTLMSICCILFTLTITLQETSSVFPYLSMACIFAFILSFGLGPGAVTNILIVDLFTQKSRPAAYMIAGSINWTSLFLISMSFPFIVIHLQQYCFLVSMGICTMVAIYFFFFIPETKNKTFLEIQNEFKSRNKKKE